GTTCATTCATTTCAGAGGCGGTCACGACAAATTTAGAACTTATACCCCTGCAGAAATTTTTGACACTAACAGCGATTTAAGCCTTTTAAAAGATAAAATTATTTTAATGGGATATGCTGGCTCCTCTTTTGGCGAAGTCGTTGACCTTGAAGATGCACATTTCACACCTATGAATCCGGAGGTCAGCGGGAAATCATACCCGGATATGTATGGGGTTTATATTCACGCCAACATACTATCGATAATGCTTGCTGACGATTATATAAAAATAATGTCTCCCTGGCTGGCATGGGTGCTGGCCTTTATTCTGTGTTACCTGCACATGATAATTTTTGCATTTTACTTTAATGAAAAAACAAAATGGATGCACCTCGTTGCAAAGATCATTCAGCTTACCACGTCAGTATTACTGTTGTGGATTGAGTTTCTTGTTTTTCAATATTATAATTACAAGATAGATATGCTGCCGGCTATTGTTGCAATAATTCTTTCAGTTGACATTTTGTATTTTTATGAAGGCATTATTGCCTACCTGAAAAAGAAAACTAAAATTAAGTCTCATTTTTCAAAACATTGATAAATATGCTAAAACGAATATTTTTTCTCATCAGCTTCCTGATTTTTTTTAACCAGCTTATAGCTCAGGGATTTTTTGTGTTTGATGTAAGCGGATTCGCATATACAAAAACCAGTAAAACAGAAAAACAACTTGTCAGAAAAGATGTGATAGAATACCCCCATATTTTGGTAGTAAAAGAAAATGCCTCTGTGATACTTTTCAGGCAAAACGATGGAGTACCTGTAACTGTAAAAACATCAGGTATCTATAATTTTTCAAAATTGAACCAACTTGCCGATGATGCCAAACCAAAAGTGACTTCTTACTTTCTGGAGTACTGCAAAAAGGAAATTTTGAAAGGACATGATGAAGAAATTAACAAAGGTAAAGGCGTAGTTTCGAGAGGCAGGAGCGATAACGAATATCTTCTTCTGCCCTTGGATTCGAGCCTGATAATAAATCCATCTGTTACTTTTTGCTGGCAAAAAATTGCAGAAAACAAACCTGTGTTTTTCATAATCTTAGACAAGGATAACAAAGAAGTAATCAAAATCTTAACAAACGACACTTCTGTTACCATATTTCTTTTATCCAGTGGAATGAAATCAGGTGAGAATTATACCTGGTTAGTCACTCATGACCAAAACCTTATTGATGATATCGATAGATATTCGTTTGAAATTTGTTCTCCTGAAAATTATAACGAATTAAATGCCAGGTTAAGTGATTTTAGGAATTCTTTAAATTACGGAGAAGACTACAATGCTATTTTTTTATGCCAATTCTATGAACAAAATCATTTATATATTGAAGCTCTTGAATTATATCAATCCACGATTTTAAAATACTCTTCGAACGAAATTCTTAAAGGCAAATTTTCACAGTTTATGTTACAATCAGGGTTGTAAAGCTATTGCAAGTTTTACACTTATATCAGGGCAGTTTATTATACTATTAATTTCAGGCAAACTCAACACCTTTTATATTTAGTATATAAAAAGGTATATGTTATGTAAAAACTGATAATTAGGAAATCAACTGACATTTATAAAATAATGTCAGTTTATTTTAGCAGAAGTAATCTATAGAATAAACTAGTTCATTCAAATTATTAATAATCTTGTCTGCCTTTGGAAAATCTCTTTTAATTATAAGTTCATTAAAAAAAACAGTCTTCATACCTGATTTTTTAGCTCCGATAATATCTTTTTCATAAACATTGCCAATCATAATACACTTTTCCGGAGCAATTCCTGTTTTTTTAGAAATCGATTTGAAAAAACGCACATCAGGTTTGCTATAACCTAAATCTTTTGATGAAAAAAAATAATTAAAATATTTATCGGCCCCCAGCCTTTGCAAAGCTTTTATCATATCCTGAGTATTGGATGCTCCGGCATTGGTGGCAATAATCATAATGTATTTTTTGTAAAGAGATTTTAGTGCTTCTTCTGCTCCGGGTACCCATTCCACCTTATCCCATAAATACATGGGGCCGGGCTTCTCAGGGAAGTCGCGCATGATGGTATCTCCCCAATCGAAAACTAATGCTTGTATCATGTTTATTTGTGCGAAGATATGTTTGTGTCTGTCCACGTAACAACATCAGAATAAACTTCTTCTTTGTTTTTTTCGTTCAGCATCTCGTGCCTTCCATCAGGATATAGTTTCAATGTAACATTTGAGAAATTTTTTTCTTTCAGGAAGTTACTGAATTTTATCGGTCCTTTTGAAAAATCTCCCACACCGTCCATAGCCCCTGAAAAAATCAGTATGGGAATGTTTTTTTGTGTTTTTGAGTATAAAGACGGCTTTTGAATGTATTTCAGAACATGAAACAAATCTGTGAAAAGAGATGAGGTACAGTCATAACCACAATAAGGGTCAGATTTGTATTTTTTACAGGTTTCAGGGTTGCTGCATAACCAGTCGAATGGGGTTTGTACGGGCTTGAACCTGTTATTCAGTTTTCCTGTAGATAAAAACTCCAGCAGCCGGCTGCGGTTTCTGTGGCCTTTGAAAATAATTTGAAGTTTGGCAACGAGCAAACCAAAGTTAAGCAGCCATAAGGGTTGCCATGCTGTGCCTGATAAAATAACTGCCGATACAGTATCGGGATGCAAGTCAGTATAAGCACGGCTGTAAAAGGAACCCATACTATGCCCGAGCAATATCAGAGGCTTCCCGGGGTAAGCGTTTTGAATATGATTGTTGATAACTAACAGGTCGCTGAGAATCAATTTCCATCCATTTTTTTTAGCAATAAAGCCGGTGTTTTCAACGTTACCTGCGGTTTTTCCGTGTCCGCGGAGGTCGCCGGCAAAAACAGCGAAGCTATGATTTGTAAGATAAGAGGCAAAATCATGATAACGCCCGGCATGTTCGGCTTTGCCGTGCACTATCTGAAAAACACCTTTTACACTCGTCATGTCATCAGGTAGCCACGAATAAACAAATAATTGTATATTGTCTTCGCTACTTATTGTGAAATTATTTTGCTCCATTTTCTATGAATTCATAAATCCTATAAAAAGTAAAAGTTGTGCTGTGATGTAGGTAGACATTATCCATACATTAGCAAAGTGCAGAGGTTTTTTGAAGCTGTCGAAAGCAAGAATTGTGTCGGAAATTATAAAAAATACAGCTCCGGCAAATTGTAGTGCAAAAACTACATTCATTGTTGCTGCAAAATTGAGAAAGCAAAAATAAGCCACGGCGATAATCACTAACGTATACACCAGTAAAGGGATTTTCATTTTACGTAGGTGTTTAAATAGTTTTGCATAGATAATGAATGCCAATATCATGAATAATATTGCAGCCCATATCATAAGCTGGTTTGACTTGCTGAAGTCAATCTGATGGGTGATGATAAAAATCAGGTATAACACCTGCATGGCAAGAAAAAACACCAGCCCGAAAGTGAAAAATGCTTTTTTATGAGGCCATAAAAGAAAAACATCTCCAAGAAAAGCAAATATTAATGCTATGATAAGATAACTCTCCGCCTGGGGGGCGTTTAAGAGGTAATAAATGAGCAATAGGGGCATAAGTAAAGGTTTTGTGATATGCACCCATTTGATTTTATGTAATCCACAGCCCAGTATGTTGCCTATGGCTACACAAATGAAAATAAAAAGCAGTATAAGATTTATTACTACTTTGTAATCAGAAAATATCATGAAAAAGATTCATCCTTAATATTTGCTAAAATTATAAATTTGTATTCAATATTCATGCGCCAATGCTGAAAAAATTATTTCCTTTAGTAATTTTCTGCATTTTTCTCAGAATATCTTTATCAACAGTCATGGCACAGTTTGTTGTCATCAACGAGATATGTACCAGCCCTGCACCCGGTATTTATGGCTCTACAATAAATGCTAATTCTTTGTATAATATCATGGTTGATGAGCAGCCGCCTTATAACCGAGAATGGATTGAATTATATAATGATCACCCTTGCAATAGTGCCGATATCAGTTGTTACACACTTGCAGGGAATATGCTTCAGCAAACAACCACCGGTACTACTCCGAATTGGGGAGCTTTCACATTTCCGGCTGGCACTGTGATTCCTCCTTTAGGTTTCATTATTGTGGGAGGCAATAATTCGCAGGTGCCCTTACTGGATTTCAACCTGAACTATTACCGGCAGAATTCTTTCGGTGTTCAATATCTTGATGGTGACCCAACCAGATGGTTTCTGCGCGATGAATATGGTTGGTTGGCATTGTATGCTCCTGACGGCAGCGTTATCGATGCGGTTTACTGGGATGCTTATGGCAACCCGTCAAATATTAATTTCCAACCGGAGTATCAGCAAAATGTGGTTACTCAAACTTCATGTAGCGGAACACAATCACTTGCAGCAGCACGAAACATTCCTGACATTGAATTTCTTGGAGCATGCCAGTCAGGTACGAATGTTTCGTTTCAGCGTACCTATGATGGCTCAGATGAATGGGCTTCTGGCCCGCAGATACCAACACCTCACGTATGTAACAGCAATTGCACAGGACCGCCAATACTTACCTTTAGCGTTCAAAATACCGGTTGCCAGGGAAATGACGGAAGTATCACTATTTATATACAGGACGGGCATACAGGGCCATACACCATCAATTGGTTACAGCCGGCAGGGTTGCATTCGCCAACTATTGAAGGACTGGCTCCCGGTACGTACATAGTTCAGGTTGTAGATGCTTACGATTGTTTTATTGTTTACGATACAATAACTGTGACAGGTACTTCAAACCCGGAAGTATTTATTGACAGTGTGCTTAATGAAATGTGCAGTTATTCCAATGGCGCTATATACATTCATGCCATAGCAGGCAGCCCTCCTTATTCTTATTTGTGGACTCCGTCTAATCAAAACAGCCAAAACCTTACAGGTGTACATGCCGGAAATTATTCAGTATTGGTAACAGATATTAACGGATGCACAGCCACAGCGCAGGCAGAAATAACAAATACTCCGCCGCCTATTGTTTTTTTTGAATATATTTATCCCGATACCTGTCATAAACAAACAGGAGCTGCATCTGTAGTGGTATTAGGTGGTTTTCCTCCTTACCAATATCATTGGAGTGTTTCCGATTCTATTTATGGAACTGCTGTGTCTTGCCTGAACGAAGGAAATTATTCCTTGACAGTTACCGACAGCCTTTGCCAAGTGTTAGTTCCTTTCAATATTCCTCTTATTCCCGGGCCGGAAGCCGATTTTAAAACCTATCCCCCGGTAACAACCATTGATAATCCTTCCTTTCGTTTTGAGGATTGGTCTTTTGGAGTGATAAATGACTGGCACTGGAATTTTGGGGATGGCACCGGCAGTGATGGTAAAGATGCATTTCATACTTATGCTGATACAGGGAAATACAAAGTTGTTTTGCAAATATCTAACAAGGAGGGTTGCAAGGATACCATAAGTAAGATGATAATTGTTTTAGACAAAATAACTTTATTTATACCGAACTCTTTTACACCCAATGGTGACGGAATTAATGATTACTTTTTTGCACTTGGCCAGAATATAATGGATTATGAATTTTATTTGTATAATCGCTGGGGGGAATTAATATTTCATTCAGAAGATATTTATCAGCAATGGGATGGTAAATATAAAGGCAAGATAGTAGAAGAAAGTGTGTACAATTGGGTGGTTTTTTATACAGAAGACAGGGCGGGCATAATCAGAACCCCGAAAGCCATGAAAGGTTCACTCACCATTATAAAGTAAAGTCTTTTAAATAAAAAATTGCTTGTAAGCGTTTTTTTACGAAATTTGCAGATGTTTTCGCTTAGAACAAACCCTTAAAACTTAATATTCGGAAGTATGATTACACTAGGTTCACATGATCTCACGCTGGAAGAAATATACCGTATTGTTTTTCACAAAGAAGAAATAAACGTTAGCGAAGAATCATTGAAAAAAGTCAGCGACTGTCATGATTTTCTTAAAGAATTCAGCGAGGATAAGGTGATATACGGCATTAACACCGGTTTAGGACCCATGGCTCCGTATAAGATAGAAAAAGAAAACCGCCAGAAGTTGCAGTATAATGCTATACGCAGC
This is a stretch of genomic DNA from Bacteroidales bacterium. It encodes these proteins:
- a CDS encoding gliding motility-associated C-terminal domain-containing protein; the protein is MAQFVVINEICTSPAPGIYGSTINANSLYNIMVDEQPPYNREWIELYNDHPCNSADISCYTLAGNMLQQTTTGTTPNWGAFTFPAGTVIPPLGFIIVGGNNSQVPLLDFNLNYYRQNSFGVQYLDGDPTRWFLRDEYGWLALYAPDGSVIDAVYWDAYGNPSNINFQPEYQQNVVTQTSCSGTQSLAAARNIPDIEFLGACQSGTNVSFQRTYDGSDEWASGPQIPTPHVCNSNCTGPPILTFSVQNTGCQGNDGSITIYIQDGHTGPYTINWLQPAGLHSPTIEGLAPGTYIVQVVDAYDCFIVYDTITVTGTSNPEVFIDSVLNEMCSYSNGAIYIHAIAGSPPYSYLWTPSNQNSQNLTGVHAGNYSVLVTDINGCTATAQAEITNTPPPIVFFEYIYPDTCHKQTGAASVVVLGGFPPYQYHWSVSDSIYGTAVSCLNEGNYSLTVTDSLCQVLVPFNIPLIPGPEADFKTYPPVTTIDNPSFRFEDWSFGVINDWHWNFGDGTGSDGKDAFHTYADTGKYKVVLQISNKEGCKDTISKMIIVLDKITLFIPNSFTPNGDGINDYFFALGQNIMDYEFYLYNRWGELIFHSEDIYQQWDGKYKGKIVEESVYNWVVFYTEDRAGIIRTPKAMKGSLTIIK
- a CDS encoding lysoplasmalogenase, with the translated sequence MIFSDYKVVINLILLFIFICVAIGNILGCGLHKIKWVHITKPLLMPLLLIYYLLNAPQAESYLIIALIFAFLGDVFLLWPHKKAFFTFGLVFFLAMQVLYLIFIITHQIDFSKSNQLMIWAAILFMILAFIIYAKLFKHLRKMKIPLLVYTLVIIAVAYFCFLNFAATMNVVFALQFAGAVFFIISDTILAFDSFKKPLHFANVWIMSTYITAQLLLFIGFMNS
- a CDS encoding HAD family hydrolase, with product MIQALVFDWGDTIMRDFPEKPGPMYLWDKVEWVPGAEEALKSLYKKYIMIIATNAGASNTQDMIKALQRLGADKYFNYFFSSKDLGYSKPDVRFFKSISKKTGIAPEKCIMIGNVYEKDIIGAKKSGMKTVFFNELIIKRDFPKADKIINNLNELVYSIDYFC
- a CDS encoding lysophospholipase — translated: MEQNNFTISSEDNIQLFVYSWLPDDMTSVKGVFQIVHGKAEHAGRYHDFASYLTNHSFAVFAGDLRGHGKTAGNVENTGFIAKKNGWKLILSDLLVINNHIQNAYPGKPLILLGHSMGSFYSRAYTDLHPDTVSAVILSGTAWQPLWLLNFGLLVAKLQIIFKGHRNRSRLLEFLSTGKLNNRFKPVQTPFDWLCSNPETCKKYKSDPYCGYDCTSSLFTDLFHVLKYIQKPSLYSKTQKNIPILIFSGAMDGVGDFSKGPIKFSNFLKEKNFSNVTLKLYPDGRHEMLNEKNKEEVYSDVVTWTDTNISSHK